The Arachis hypogaea cultivar Tifrunner chromosome 16, arahy.Tifrunner.gnm2.J5K5, whole genome shotgun sequence genome contains a region encoding:
- the LOC112755471 gene encoding uncharacterized protein isoform X8: MPDKHLTSNQGQGDDIATGGPSVKNPEGEILSGSSHEEMHLQPIQEQIVEQVHSGHGRGLQEEPYQQSTPVGSIALDPNYELSMGDDAVNLARPVDVSHSFDAKTVDFMKLAGIIKDLNEDVLAEIIRGLNEDEFYFLLKSRREVSDADPLATSSTLPDGDFSEAFQRLKEELFLSTLMKSISDMQLSEHLELQLQADNEHPQFVDEVSELRASHLEVNEKNQLLIEELSNCRAELQDVSQKCVELQNQFNAAKGVVDTLSARVVELQISCEVSQEDSLNLSADLSDCRSLISCLQSEKKGMNENLELVSSEKVRLANEKEVHLGESKRLSTELSDLKSSMEVIEVGNEVFDDSLGFVSLKTCLNEMEKILAKLEQATNEFHFQSVGRSGEQVSPAAVSKTHEDEHEVEVRDSNEVHSSSESFIMFAKEETGNMRKLLSEWKGHVQSADALFKGERDGRKIGDAKNRDLKDQFEELKQHCSNLEASNVELTVQCEAAKQLLADFQEKKCHLEELCEALKQEDIQLKAKNNELYEKLGQFQSKVSELYTEICDVKQSSNEMSSIIGDQLENLQKELTQRTMVLEQGWNTIMADIFKLVSKLNESVGETSSAVSFDAHDNLDINNLLAVSVNAATKMIFDLRKKLEATCSEHETICSSFKEVNMKCEDLLGRNELAVGVLHKIYNDLRKLLLSHSGSMGEEKIDVQSEALPDLLNYDSYQNIMRCLVDLLTEKRELESVNNEMKSEMEELKIKCLDLDSVSKLIEDLAGALNIEHSQIERNKTPLSCLDSLVSSLLQKTRDAEIQLHMTKEGYGYSETELAELEDKMHYLDTLRLEKENEILVLKEILHQAEEALTAARSELHEKTNELEYSEQKVSSVREKLSIAVAKGKGLVVQRDGLKQSLAETSSELERCMQELQLKDARLHEVETKLKTYAEAGERMEAMESELSYIRNSSNSLRESFLLKDSMLQRIEEVLEELDLPEQFHSGDIIEKIDWLARSVASNSLPMNDWEQKESAGGVSYADAGYVARESLEDDSQLPPDSGDDSRKDDSQLQSDPGDVRQQQEELQASLVPLDGDDLRKKFEELHKKYFGLAEQNEMLEQSLMERNSIVQRWEELVDRIDMPSHLRSVEMEDRIEWVGRALAEANHHVDSLQLKIEKYESYCGLLNSDLEGSQRTVSALQTDLRSLTTEREHLSEKLEVLMFECEKLSMEVGQAEYQNEVMHNEISSLKDILEKKELENEKLHTELASLKDILEKKDSIEEQVFAIDSKLRKLHDLLGDALPESEMENLVSVTANIDSLEELLRKLIENQASLQSKKDAIEEQIFTIDSKLQKLHDLVCDVLPESETQNLVSGSANIDSLEELLRRLVENQASLKSKKDAIEEQIFTIDGKLRKLHDLVGDVLPESETENLVSGSLSIDSLEALLRKLIENQVGLQSKKDAIEEQIFIIDGKLRKLHDLVGDALPESETENLVSGSLNIDSLEELLRRLIENQASLQSKKDAIEEQIFIIDGKLRRLHDLVGDALPESETENLVSGSANIDSLEELLRKLIENQASIQSEKGAIEEQIFTTDGKLRKLYDLIRDVLPESETQNLVSGSSNIDSLEELLRKLVENQASLQSKKDAIEEQIFTVDGKLKKLHDLVGDVLPQSETENLVSGSANIDSLEELLRKLIENQASFRSKKDAIEEQIFTIDGKLQKLHDLVRDVLPESETQNLVSGSANIDSLEELLRKLVENQASLQSKKDAIEEQIFTIDGKLKKLHDLVGDVLPESETGNLVSGSANIDSLEELLRKLIENQASFRSKKDAIEEQIFTIDGKLQKLHDLVRDVLPESETQNLVSGSANIDSLEELLRKLVENQASLQSKKDAIEEQIFTIDRKLKKLHDLVGDVLPESETENLVSGSANIDSLEELLRKLIENQASLQTKKDATEEQIFIIDGKLRKLHELVGDALPESETENLVSRSANIDSLEELLRKLIENQASIQSEKGAIEEQIFTTDGKLRKLHDLVFDVLPEYETENLVSGSANIDTLEELLRKLVENQASLQSKKDTIEEQIFTIDVKLRKLHDLVGDVLPESETENLVSGSANIDSLEELLRKLIENQASLQSNKLMHVVELASDSSQQDGATILEARSTDMHDKEEADIDRYKKDLEEALSELAHAKEEREKTLEKQMSLSTEVEALSKRIEELQLLLNQEEQKSASVREKLNVAVRKGKSLVQHRDSLKQTIEEMTTEITQLKSEISNREDTLAEHAQKLSHLSTYPNRLEALESEMIHLKNHLAESEHHLQEKEYSLNLILNKLGEIEIGGEGYISDPIKKLECIEKLCSDLHGTVASLEQESRKSKRAAELLLAELNEVQERNDAFQEELAKADAELVDLRKERDSFEAAKLEALSHLQKLSALHEEGKKNHSSEMTALKSSMNELCTGFGEIQHLLVSAFSMDLESFQNLEAGLKSCIKGSNATNMLDSSVAKTHNGMSPCSSITKSSLSSDSRSDFDTVGNFHLLRSQLQEVLVEIGSLKERITMHSSLMLEQDKNLSELMASIEKEMTIQRESCEAMKQKVTNQDGELVALRGSIDYLCEACISSVNEIENGKAELVGNKVESDPGINLMLTSFGDGTSEERIRTLVDRLLMAAKSVATIRTGFADANHNEMKATITNLQLELQEKDVQRERICSELVKQIKDAEASANSYSQDLQSLKIQEHNLKKQVEVIEAERKILEERVNELQEKQRIAAELEEKTKSQTDLLAAKDQEIESLMHALDEEEMQMEELTNKIVELEKVVQQKTQEIESLDSSRGKVMKKLAVTVGKFDELHHLSASLLSEVERLQSQLQERDSEISFLRQEVTRCTNDVLLATQMSNKAGSDEIFELLMWVDTMISQEGMDDILPDLKSNSQVHEYKEILQKKLMSVLSELENLKAVAENKDAMLQEEKSKVEKLNHKAETLEKSLHEKEMQLNLLEGVEENGKGASTSSEILEVEPVVNEWRTTGSFVTPQVRSLRKGNNDYVAIAVDEDPVSTSRIEDEEDDKVHGFKSLSSSKIVPRFTRPVTDLIDGLWVSCDRTLMRRPILRLGIIIYWAIVHALLAFFVV, from the exons ATGCCAGATAAGCATTTGACTTCTAATCAAGGGCAGGGAGATGATATTGCAACTGGTGGTCCTTCTGTGAAGAATCCGGAGGGAGAAATATTATCAGGTTCATCCCATGAAGAAATGCATCTTCAGCCTattcaagaacagattgttgaacagGTTCATAGTGGACATGGCAGAGGACTTCAGGAGGAGCCTTATCAGCAAAGCACTCCTGTTGGATCTATAGCTCTGGATCCAAATTATGAGTTGTCAATGGGAGATGACGCGGTTAATTTGGCCAGGCCAGTGGATGTCTCTCATAGTTTTGATGCAAAAACAGTTGATTTCATGAAGCTGGCTGGAATTATAAAAGATCTTAATGAAGATGTGCTGGCTGAAATTATAAGGGGGCTTAATGAAGACGAGTTTTACTTTTTGCTCAAGTCAAGAAGGGAAGTTTCCGATGCAGATCCTCTAGCCACTAGTTCAACTCTACCTGATGGTGACTTTTCAGAAGCATTTCAGAGACTTAAAGAAGAATTGTTCCTTTCAACTTTAATGAAAAGTATATCTGACATGCAGTTAAGTGAACACTTGGAGCTACAGCTGCAGGCTGACAATGAACATCCCCAGTTCGTTGATGAAGTATCTGAGCTCCGAGCTTCTCATCTCGAAGTTAATGAGAAGAATCAACTCCTTATTGAAGAGCTTTCTAATTGCCGTGCTGAACTGCAAGATGTTTCCCAAAAGTGTGTTGAACTGCAAAACCAATTTAATGCTGCCAAGGGTGTGGTTGATACTCTTTCTGCCAGAGTAGTTGAGCTGCAGATTAGTTGTGAAGTCTCCCAAGAAGATTCATTGAATCTGTCAGCAGATTTGTCCGACTGTAGAAGCTTGATCTCATGCTTACAATCTGAAAAGAAGGGTATGAATGAAAATCTTGAGTTGGTGTCTTCTGAGAAAGTCAGACTTGCAAATGAGAAGGAGGTTCATCTAGGTGAAAGTAAGAGGCTGTCAACTGAATTATCTGACTTAAAGAGTTCCATGGAAGTTATAGAAGTTGGAAACGAAGTTTTTGATGATTCTCTTGGTTTTGTTTCGTTGAAGACTTGCTTGAATGAGATGGAGAAAATTTTGGCGAAGCTTGAACAGGCAACTAATGAGTTCCATTTTCAATCAGTCGGCAGGTCTGGTGAACAAGTTTCTCCAGCTGCAGTATCAAAAACACATGAAGATGAACATGAGGTGGAGGTAAGGGATTCAAATGAAGTTCATTCGTCATCAGAATCATTTATTATGTTTGCCAAAGAGGAAACTGGAAACATGAGAAAATTGCTTTCAGAGTGGAAGGGGCATGTTCAGAGTGCAGATGCGTTGTTCAAGGGGGAGCGTGATGGTAGGAAAATTGGTGATGCAAAGAACCGTGATCTCAAAGATCAGTTCGAAGAATTGAAACAACATTGTTCAAATTTGGAAGCATCCAATGTTGAACTTACAGTTCAATGTGAAGCTGCAAAACAACTTCTGGCTGACTTTCAAGAAAAGAAATGTCATCTTGAGGAACTCTGCGAAGCTTTAAAACAAGAAGATATCCAACTCAAAGCCAAAAATAACGAACTTTATGAAAAACTTGGGCAGTTTCAGTCAAAAGTTAGTGAATTGTATACTGAAATCTGCGATGTGAAACAAAGTTCAAATGAGATGTCTTCTATTATTGGTGATCAACTGGAAAATTTGCAGAAGGAGTTGACTCAAAGAACTATGGTGCTCGAGCAAGGCTGGAATACTATTATGGCTGATATATTTAAATTAGTTAGCAAGCTGAATGAATCAGTTGGGGAAACATCCTCAGCCGTCTCGTTTGATGCTCATGATAACTTGGATATCAATAATCTGTTAGCAGTTTCTGTTAATGCAGCCACTAAAATGATTTTTGATCTTCGGAAGAAACTTGAAGCTACTTGTTCGGAACATGAAACAATCTGCTCATCATTTAAAGAGGTGAATATGAAATGTGAGGATCTGCTTGGACGGAATGAATTGGCTGTTGGTGTATTGCACAAGATATACAATGACCTGCGGAAACTTCTGCTCAGTCATAGTGGATCTATGGGTGAAGAGAAGATAGATGTACAAAGCGAAGCACTGCCTGATCTCCTTAACTATGATAGCTATCAGAATATCATGAGATGTCTTGTGGATTTATTGACTGAAAAGCGGGAGCTTGAGTCTGTTAACAATGAGATGAAGTCAGAAATGGAGGAACTGAAGATCAAGTGTCTTGATCTAGACTCTGTTAGCAAGTTAATTGAAGATCTTGCCGGCGCTCTGAATATAGAGCATTCGCAGATTGAAAGAAATAAAACTCCTCTTTCATGCTTGGATTCATTAGTGTCTAGCCTTCTACAGAAAACCAGAGATGCTGAAATCCAGTTACACATGACTAAAGAAGGCTATGGATATAGCGAGACTGAATTGGCTGAATTGGAGGACAAAATGCATTATCTAGACACACTGCGTCttgagaaagaaaatgaaatCCTTGTTCTTAAGGAAATCTTACACCAAGCTGAGGAAGCTCTTACTGCTGCTCGTTCTGAATTGCATGAGAAAACAAATGAACTTGAATATTCAGAGCAAAAGGTGTCCTCCGTGCGGGAGAAACTTAGCATTGCAGTTGCCAAGGGAAAAGGCTTGGTTGTCCAGCGGGATGGCCTCAAGCAGTCTCTGGCTGAGACATCTAGTGAACTGGAGAGATGCATGCAGGAGTTGCAATTGAAAGATGCTAGACTTCATGAGGTTGAAACAAAGCTTAAGACCTACGCAGAGGCTGGTGAGCGCATGGAAGCTATGGAATCCGAGCTTTCATATATTCGTAATTCATCTAATTCCTTGAGAGAGTCATTTCTTCTTAAAGATTCAATGCTTCAGAGGATAGAAGAGGTTTTGGAAGAACTAGATCTCCCAGAGCAGTTTCATTCAGGAGATATAATTGAAAAGATTGATTGGTTGGCTAGGTCAGTTGCTAGTAACTCATTGCCTATGAATGATTGGGAGCAGAAGGAATCTGCAGGAGGAGTTTCATACGCTGATGCTGGTTATGTTGCCAGAGAGTCCTTGGAAGATGATAGTCAGCTGCCACCAGATTCAGGGGATGATTCCCGGAAAGATGATAGTCAGCTGCAATCAGATCCAGGGGATGTACGGCAGCAACAAGAAGAGCTACAAGCCAGTCTTGTCCCACTAGATGGAGATGATCTGAGaaagaaatttgaggagttaCACAAGAAGTATTTTGGTCTGGCTGAGCAAAATGAAATGCTGGAGCAGTCATTGATGGAAAGAAACAGCATAGTTCAGAGATGGGAAGAGCTTGTAGACAGGATTGATATGCCTTCACATTTACGGTCTGTGGAAATGGAGGATAGAATTGAATGGGTAGGACGAGCACTTGCTGAGGCTAATCATCATGTTGATTCTCTGCAGCTTAAGATTGAAAAATACGAAAGCTATTGTGGATTGCTAAATTCTGATCTTGAAGGGTCTCAAAGGACAGTCTCTGCTCTTCAGACAGACCTTAGATCTCTTACAACTGAGAGAGAGCACCTTTCTGAAAAACTGGAAGTACTGATGTTTGAATGTGAGAAACTATCTATGGAGGTTGGGCAAGCTGAATATCAGAATGAAGTGATGCATAATGAAATATCTAGTTTGAAGGATATACTGGAAAAGAAAGAACTTGAGAATGAAAAGTTGCATACTGAACTAGCTAGTTTGAAGGATATATTGGAAAAGAAAGATTCAATTGAAGAACAAGTATTTGCCATTGATAGCAAGCTCAGAAAACTGCATGACTTACTTGGTGATGCGTTGCCAGAATCTGAAATGGAAAATCTGGTTTCTGTAACTGCAAATATTGATTCCTTGGAAGAACTGCTGAGAAAGCTTATAGAAAATCAAGCTAGTCTTCAATCAAAGAAGGATGCAATTGAAGAACAAATTTTCACCATTGATAGTAAGCTCCAAAAACTGCATGACTTAGTTTGTGACGTCTTGCCAGAATCTGAAACACAAAATCTGGTTTCTGGAAGTGCAAATATTGATTCCTTGGAAGAATTGCTGAGAAGGCTTGTAGAAAATCAAGCAAGTCTTAAATCAAAGAAAGATGCAATTGAAGAACAAATTTTCACCATTGATGGGAAGCTCAGAAAACTGCATGACTTAGTTGGTGATGTGCTGCCAGAATCCGAAACTGAAAATCTTGTTTCCGGAAGTTTAAGTATTGATTCCTTGGAAGCACTGCTGAGAAAGCTTATAGAAAATCAAGTTGGTCTTCAATCAAAGAAGGATGCAATTGAAGAACAAATTTTCATCATTGATGGGAAGCTCAGGAAACTGCATGACTTAGTTGGTGATGCGCTGCCAGAATCCGAAACTGAAAATCTTGTTTCCGGAAGTTTAAATATTGATTCCTTGGAAGAACTGCTGAGAAGGCTTATAGAAAATCAAGCTAGTCTTCAATCAAAGAAGGATGCAATTGAAGAACAAATTTTCATCATTGATGGGAAGCTCAGGAGACTGCATGACTTAGTTGGTGATGCGCTGCCAGAATCCGAAACTGAAAATCTTGTTTCTGGAAGTGCAAATATTGATTCCTTGGAAGAACTGCTGAGAAAGCTTATAGAAAATCAAGCAAGTATTCAATCAGAGAAAGGTGCAATTGAAGAACAAATTTTCACCACTGATGGCAAGCTCAGGAAACTGTATGACTTAATTCGTGATGTCTTGCCAGAATCTGAAACACAAAATCTGGTTTCTGGAAGTTCAAATATTGATTCCTTGGAAGAATTGCTGAGAAAGCTTGTAGAAAATCAAGCAAGCCTTCAATCAAAGAAAGATGCAATTGAAGAACAAATTTTCACCGTTGATGGGAAGCTAAAAAAACTGCATGACTTAGTTGGTGATGTGCTGCCACAATCTGAAACTGAAAATCTGGTTTCTGGAAGTGCAAATATTGATTCCTTGGAAGAACTGCTGAGAAAGCTTATAGAAAATCAAGCAAGTTTTCGATCAAAGAAAGATGCAATTGAAGAACAAATTTTCACCATTGATGGTAAGCTCCAAAAACTGCATGACTTAGTTCGTGATGTCTTGCCAGAATCTGAAACACAAAATCTGGTTTCTGGAAGTGCAAATATTGATTCCTTGGAAGAATTGCTGAGAAAGCTTGTAGAAAATCAAGCAAGCCTTCAATCAAAGAAAGATGCAATTGAAGAACAAATTTTCACCATTGATGGGAAGCTAAAAAAACTGCATGACTTAGTTGGTGATGTGCTGCCAGAATCTGAAACTGGAAATCTGGTTTCTGGAAGTGCAAATATTGATTCCTTGGAAGAACTGCTGAGAAAGCTTATAGAAAATCAAGCAAGTTTTCGATCAAAGAAAGATGCAATTGAAGAACAAATTTTCACCATTGATGGTAAGCTCCAAAAACTGCATGACTTAGTTCGTGATGTCTTGCCAGAATCTGAAACACAAAATCTGGTTTCTGGAAGTGCAAATATTGATTCCTTGGAAGAATTGCTGAGAAAGCTTGTAGAAAATCAAGCAAGCCTTCAATCAAAGAAAGATGCAATTGAAGAACAAATTTTCACCATTGATAGGAAGCTCAAAAAACTGCATGACTTAGTTGGTGATGTGCTGCCAGAATCTGAAACTGAAAATCTGGTTTCTGGAAGTGCAAATATTGATTCCTTGGAAGAACTGCTGAGAAAGCTTATAGAAAATCAAGCTAGTCTTCAAACAAAGAAGGATGCAACTGAAGAACAAATTTTCATCATTGATGGGAAGCTCAGAAAACTGCATGAATTAGTAGGTGATGCGCTGCCAGAATCCGAAACTGAAAATCTTGTTTCCAGAAGTGCAAATATTGATTCCTTGGAAGAACTGCTGAGAAAGCTTATAGAAAATCAAGCAAGTATTCAATCAGAGAAAGGTGCAATTGAAGAACAAATTTTCACCACTGATGGCAAGCTCAGGAAACTGCATGACTTAGTTTTTGACGTCTTGCCAGAATATGAAACAGAAAATCTGGTTTCCGGAAGTGCAAATATTGATACCTTGGAAGAATTGCTGAGGAAGCTTGTAGAAAATCAAGCCAGCCTTCAATCAAAGAAAGATACAATTGAAGAACAAATTTTCACCATTGATGTCAAACTCAGGAAACTGCATGATTTAGTTGGTGATGTATTGCCAGAATCTGAAACAGAAAATCTGGTTTCGGGAAGTGCAAATATTGATTCCTTGGAAGAACTGCTGAGAAAGCTTATAGAAAATCAAGCAAGTCTTCAATCAAACAAACTGATGCATGTGGTTGAACTTGCTAGTGACAGTTCACAACAAGATGGTGCCACTATTCTGGAGGCAAGAAGTACAGATATGCATGATAAGGAGGAGGCAGATATTGATAGATATAAGAAAGATCTGGAGGAGGCTTTGAGTGAATTGGCGCATGcaaaggaggagagagagaaaactTTGGAAAAGCAAATGTCTTTATCCACTGAAGTTGAAGCTTTGAGCAAGAGAATTGAGGAGTTGCAATTGCTTCTTAATCAGGAGGAGCAGAAGTCAGCATCTGTTAGAGAAAAATTAAACGTTGCTGTCAGGAAAGGGAAGTCTTTGGTCCAACACCGAGACAGTCTTAAACAAACAATTGAAGAGATGACTACTGAGATTACGCAGTTGAAATCTGAGATCAGTAATAGGGAAGATACTCTGGCTGAGCATGCTCAGAAGTTAAGTCATTTGTCAACTTACCCAAATAGATTGGAAGCTCTTGAATCTGAGATGATACATCTGAAGAACCACTTGGCAGAATCTGAGCACCACTTGCAGGAGAAAGAATATTCTTTGAACCTGATTTTGAACAAGTTAGGTGAGATTGAGATTGGTGGTGAGGGTTATATAAGTGATCCAATCAAGAAGTTGGAATGCATTGAGAAACTTTGCTCTGATCTGCATGGTACTGTTGCCTCTTTAGAACAAGAATCCAGGAAATCTAAAAGAGCAGCAGAGCTCCTGTTGGCAGAGTTGAATGAGGTTCAGGAAAGAAATGATGCTTTTCAGGAGGAGCTCGCAAAGGCAGATGCTGAGCTTGTGGATCTCAGGAAAGAGAGGGATTCATTTGAGGCTGCCAAACTGGAAGCTCTTTCACATCTTCAAAAGTTGTCAGCCTTGCATGAGGAGGGAAAAAAGAACCATTCTTCCGAGATGACGGCATTAAAATCTAGCATGAATGAACTCTGCACAGGATTTGGTGAGATACAGCATTTACTGGTTAGTGCGTTCTCCATGGATTTGgaatcttttcaaaatctggaGGCTGGTCTCAAGTCATGCATAAAAGGAAGCAATGCTACAAATATGTTGGATTCATCTGTTGCCAAAACACATAATGGCATGTCACCTTGTTCATCTATTACTAAG AGCTCCTTGTCTTCAGATTCTCGATCTGATTTTGACACAGTTGGAAATTTCCATCTTCTTCGGAGTCAACTGCAAGAGGTATTGGTAGAGATTGGTTCTCTTAAGGAAAGAATAACTATGCACTCAAGTTTGATGCTGGAGCAAGACAAAAATCTGTCTGAACTAATGGCGAGTATTGAAAAAGAAATGACTATCCAAAGAGAGTCATGTGAAGCCATGAAGCAAAAAGTTACTAATCAAGATGGGGAACTAGTTGCATTACGCGGGAGCATTGACTacctttgtgaagcatgtatcaGCTCAGTCaatgaaattgaaaatggaaaagCTGAACTGGTTGGAAATAAGGTTGAATCAGATCCAGGGATTAACTTGATGCTGACATCATTTGGCGATGGAACATCTGAAGAACGCATCAGAACCCTCGTAGATAGATTGCTGATGGCTGCAAAAAGTGTTGCTACTATAAGAACTGGTTTTGCAGATGCTAATCATAATGAAATGAAGGCTACTATAACAAATTTACAGCTAGAGCTTCAGGAGAAGGATGTCCAAAGAGAGAGGATTTGCTCAGAGCTGGTAAAGCAGATCAAGGATGCTGAAGCTTCTGCAAACAGTTACTCTCAAGATCTTCAATCTCTTAAGATTCAAGAGCACAATCTTAAGAAACAGGTGGAAGTAATTGAGGCAGAAAGGAAGATACTGGAAGAGAGAGTAAATGAGCTGCAGGAAAAGCAACGAATTGCAGCTGAATTGGAGGAGAAAACCAAATCTCAGACTGATTTGCTGGCCGCCAAAGACCAAG AAATCGAATCACTCATGCATGCACTTGATGAGGAAGAGATGCAAATGGAAGAGCTGACAAATAAGATTGTGGAACTTGAGAAGGTTGTTCAGCAGAAGACTCAGGAGATTGAAAGTCTTGACTCCTCTCGTGGTAAGGTTATGAAAAAGCTTGCTGTAACTGTAGGTAAGTTTGATGAGCTTCACCACCTGTCTGCAAGTCTCCTTTCGGAGGTTGAAAGGCTTCAGTCCCAATTGCAAGAAAGAGACAGTGAAATTTCTTTCTTAAGACAAGAGGTTACAAGATGCACGAATGATGTTCTTCTTGCAACACAAATGAGTAACAAGGCAGGTTCAGACGAGATCTTTGAGCTTTTGATGTGGGTTGACACAATGATATCTCAAGAGGGGATGGATGATATACTTCCCGACCTCAAAAGCAATAGTCAAGTTCATGAATACAAAGAAATACTTCAGAAGAAACTGATGTCTGTATTATCGGAATTGGAGAATCTAAAGGCTGTTGCTGAAAATAAGGATGCAATGTTGCAAGAAGAAAAGAgtaaggtagaaaagttgaaccACAAAGCAGAAACTCTTGAGAAGTCCTTGCATGAGAAAGAAATGCAGTTGAATTTGCTCGAAGGTGTTGAAGAAAATGGGAAGGGAGCTAGCACGAGCTCAGAAATTTTGGAAGTTGAACCAGTG GTGAACGAGTGGAGAACAACAGGGTCTTTTGTAACACCTCAAGTCCGCAGTTTGCGCAAGGGCAATAATGATTATGTTGCCATTGCTGTAGATGAAGACCCTGTTAGTACTAGTAGGATAGAAGATGAAGAGGACGACAAAG TCCATGGTTTCAAATCACTTAGTTCTTCAAAAATAGTCCCGAGATTTACTAGACCTGTGACAGACTTGATCGATGGCTTGTG GGTTTCATGTGATCGAACTCTTATGAGACGGCCAATATTGCGGCTCGGCATTATAATTTATTGGGCCATAGTGCACGCACTTCTTGCCTTCTTCGTAGTTTGA